One stretch of Corvus hawaiiensis isolate bCorHaw1 chromosome 1, bCorHaw1.pri.cur, whole genome shotgun sequence DNA includes these proteins:
- the SNRNP48 gene encoding U11/U12 small nuclear ribonucleoprotein 48 kDa protein isoform X1, producing the protein MAAPSAVWLGGGSVEWVPCPYDVHHRVPRASLERHAASCRLRKMGYSAEEEAEMYDSSFFYENLKVPSVAMDKDLQFHIVKQARAQSVKEGTGYSEGSYSLLPIEVPQNHKRFICDLTQADRLALYDYVVEETKKQRSRSQITENDSDLFVDLAAKITQDDSQKGPKSHLEILAEMRDYKRRRQSYRAKNVHITKKSYTEVIRDVIGVHLEELSNQWQEENRLDNAEICEGGKSKSSGSFRREDRRSASVDSRQSGGSSKDTECTRHRRDTSRSPSKRRRSRERGKDRDSRRKRERDEDKYHNHKRRK; encoded by the exons ATGGCGGCGCCCAGCGCCGTGTGGCTCGGCGGGGGCTCG GTAGAGTGGGTGCCGTGCCCCTACGACGTCCATCACCGCGTCCCCCGTGCGTCGCTGGAGAGGCACGCGGCGTCCTGCCGGCTCCGCAAGATGGGATACTCCGctgaggaggag GCCGAGATGTACGACTCCAGCTTTTTCTACGAAAACCTGAAGGTTCCCTCCGTCGCCATGG ATAAAGATCTACAGTTTCATATTGTTAAGCAGGCTAGAGCTCAAAGTGTGAAGGAAGGTACAGGCTACAGTGAAG GATCTTACTCATTACTGCCCATAGAAGTTCCTCAAAACCATAAGCGTTTCATCTGTGACCTGACTCAAGCTGACCGCCTTGCTCTTTACGATTACGTTGTtgaggaaacaaagaaacagaggTCTAGATCCCAGATAACGGAAAATGACAGTGATCTCTTTGTGGATTTAGCAGCAAAAATCACTCAAG ATGATAGTCAGAAAGGTCCAAAGTCCCATCTTGAAATTCTGGCTGAAATGCGAGATTACAAAAGGCGGCGGCAGTCATACAGAGCTAAGAATGTTCATATAACGAAGAAGTCCTACACTGAG GTGATTCGGGATGTGATTGGTGTGCATTTGGAAGAGCTCAGCAATCAGTGGCAGGAGGAGAACAGGTTGGATAATGCAGAGATATGTGAAGGAGGGAAGTCGAAATCTTCAGGAAG TTTCAGAAGGGAAGACAGGCGGTCGGCTTCAGTGGATTCCCGGCAGTCTGGGGGAAGCAGTAAGGATACGGAATGCACAAGACACAGGAGAGACACCAGCAGGAGTCCAAGTAAACGAAGAAGGAGTCGTGAGAGAGGCAAAGACAGAGACTCTcggagaaaaagagagag GGATGAAGACAAGTATCACAACcataaaagaagaaagtag
- the SNRNP48 gene encoding U11/U12 small nuclear ribonucleoprotein 48 kDa protein isoform X3 produces MAAPSAVWLGGGSVEWVPCPYDVHHRVPRASLERHAASCRLRKMGYSAEEEAEMYDSSFFYENLKVPSVAMDKDLQFHIVKQARAQSVKEGTGYSEGSYSLLPIEVPQNHKRFICDLTQADRLALYDYVVEETKKQRSRSQITENDSDLFVDLAAKITQDDSQKGPKSHLEILAEMRDYKRRRQSYRAKNVHITKKSYTEVIRDVIGVHLEELSNQWQEENRLDNAEICEGGKSKSSGRYATADRFFGHGADCNSTLPLSSNSTYQPYLNHMHVLFYTRSIKSCLRSSACMKDGEKLLSIFLSEVSRLVASDSAEQVVSGGSG; encoded by the exons ATGGCGGCGCCCAGCGCCGTGTGGCTCGGCGGGGGCTCG GTAGAGTGGGTGCCGTGCCCCTACGACGTCCATCACCGCGTCCCCCGTGCGTCGCTGGAGAGGCACGCGGCGTCCTGCCGGCTCCGCAAGATGGGATACTCCGctgaggaggag GCCGAGATGTACGACTCCAGCTTTTTCTACGAAAACCTGAAGGTTCCCTCCGTCGCCATGG ATAAAGATCTACAGTTTCATATTGTTAAGCAGGCTAGAGCTCAAAGTGTGAAGGAAGGTACAGGCTACAGTGAAG GATCTTACTCATTACTGCCCATAGAAGTTCCTCAAAACCATAAGCGTTTCATCTGTGACCTGACTCAAGCTGACCGCCTTGCTCTTTACGATTACGTTGTtgaggaaacaaagaaacagaggTCTAGATCCCAGATAACGGAAAATGACAGTGATCTCTTTGTGGATTTAGCAGCAAAAATCACTCAAG ATGATAGTCAGAAAGGTCCAAAGTCCCATCTTGAAATTCTGGCTGAAATGCGAGATTACAAAAGGCGGCGGCAGTCATACAGAGCTAAGAATGTTCATATAACGAAGAAGTCCTACACTGAG GTGATTCGGGATGTGATTGGTGTGCATTTGGAAGAGCTCAGCAATCAGTGGCAGGAGGAGAACAGGTTGGATAATGCAGAGATATGTGAAGGAGGGAAGTCGAAATCTTCAGGAAGGTATGCCACAGCTGACAGATTCTTCGGGCATGGAGCAGATTGTAATTCTACCTTACCACTTTCTTCTAACAGCACATACCAGCCTTATCTGAATCAtatgcatgttttattttatactcGTTCTATTAAGTCTTGCTTGAGAAGCTCTGCCTGCATGAAGGATGGGGAAAAATTATTAAGTATCTTTCTTTCAGAGGTAAGTAGGCTAGTTGCAAGTGATTCAGCTGAACAGGTAGTTTCTGGTGGATCTGGGTGA
- the SNRNP48 gene encoding U11/U12 small nuclear ribonucleoprotein 48 kDa protein isoform X2: MAAPSAVWLGGGSVEWVPCPYDVHHRVPRASLERHAASCRLRKMGYSAEEEAEMYDSSFFYENLKVPSVAMDKDLQFHIVKQARAQSVKEGTGYSEGSYSLLPIEVPQNHKRFICDLTQADRLALYDYVVEETKKQRSRSQITENDSDLFVDLAAKITQDDSQKGPKSHLEILAEMRDYKRRRQSYRAKNVHITKKSYTEVIRDVIGVHLEELSNQWQEENRLDNAEICEGGKSKSSGRREDRRSASVDSRQSGGSSKDTECTRHRRDTSRSPSKRRRSRERGKDRDSRRKRERDEDKYHNHKRRK; the protein is encoded by the exons ATGGCGGCGCCCAGCGCCGTGTGGCTCGGCGGGGGCTCG GTAGAGTGGGTGCCGTGCCCCTACGACGTCCATCACCGCGTCCCCCGTGCGTCGCTGGAGAGGCACGCGGCGTCCTGCCGGCTCCGCAAGATGGGATACTCCGctgaggaggag GCCGAGATGTACGACTCCAGCTTTTTCTACGAAAACCTGAAGGTTCCCTCCGTCGCCATGG ATAAAGATCTACAGTTTCATATTGTTAAGCAGGCTAGAGCTCAAAGTGTGAAGGAAGGTACAGGCTACAGTGAAG GATCTTACTCATTACTGCCCATAGAAGTTCCTCAAAACCATAAGCGTTTCATCTGTGACCTGACTCAAGCTGACCGCCTTGCTCTTTACGATTACGTTGTtgaggaaacaaagaaacagaggTCTAGATCCCAGATAACGGAAAATGACAGTGATCTCTTTGTGGATTTAGCAGCAAAAATCACTCAAG ATGATAGTCAGAAAGGTCCAAAGTCCCATCTTGAAATTCTGGCTGAAATGCGAGATTACAAAAGGCGGCGGCAGTCATACAGAGCTAAGAATGTTCATATAACGAAGAAGTCCTACACTGAG GTGATTCGGGATGTGATTGGTGTGCATTTGGAAGAGCTCAGCAATCAGTGGCAGGAGGAGAACAGGTTGGATAATGCAGAGATATGTGAAGGAGGGAAGTCGAAATCTTCAGGAAG AAGGGAAGACAGGCGGTCGGCTTCAGTGGATTCCCGGCAGTCTGGGGGAAGCAGTAAGGATACGGAATGCACAAGACACAGGAGAGACACCAGCAGGAGTCCAAGTAAACGAAGAAGGAGTCGTGAGAGAGGCAAAGACAGAGACTCTcggagaaaaagagagag GGATGAAGACAAGTATCACAACcataaaagaagaaagtag